From the Cryptomeria japonica chromosome 2, Sugi_1.0, whole genome shotgun sequence genome, one window contains:
- the LOC131046205 gene encoding uncharacterized protein LOC131046205 yields the protein MNPEATAVEAGKSPQISQLKKAKNTKNQAVSKSSRAGLEFPVGRVHRHMKSRFHGSMRIAGAAAVYTAAILEYVVAEVLELAGNASKDLKMKRISPRHLQLSIRGDEDLDSLVKATIAGGGVIPHINKALLNPKPSVMATTTHPQQN from the exons ATGAATCCAGAAGCTACAGCAGTTGAAGCAGGGAAGAGCCCTCAGATTTCTCAGTTGAAGAAGGCCAAGAATACAAAAAATCAGGCTGTTTCAAAATCTTCTCGTGCTGGTCTAGAG TTTCCAGTTGGGCGAGTCCACCGGCACATGAAGTCCCGGTTCCATGGGAGCATGAGGATTGCAGGGGCAGCAGCAGTTTATACAGCAGCCATTTTGGAGTATGTTGTGGCAGAAGTTTTAGAGCTTGCAGGAAATGCAAGCAAAGATCTCAAGATGAAACGGATTTCTCCCAGACATCTGCAGCTCTCCATACGAGGAGATGAAGATCTGGATAGTCTGGTTAAGGCCACCATTGCAGGTGGGGGTGTAATTCCTCATATTAATAAAGCTCTGCTCAATCCCAAGCCTTCTGTAATGGCTACAACTACACACCCTCAACAAAATTGA